From the genome of Muricauda sp. SCSIO 64092, one region includes:
- the rplS gene encoding 50S ribosomal protein L19 codes for MESLVKFVENELVEKKEFPNFSSGDTITVYYEIKEGEKTRTQFFKGVVIQRRGSGITETFTIRKMSGTVGVERIFPINMPALQKIEVNKKGKVRRARIFYFRGLTGKKARIKEVRS; via the coding sequence ATGGAGTCTTTAGTAAAATTTGTAGAAAACGAATTGGTAGAGAAAAAGGAGTTCCCTAATTTTTCCTCTGGTGATACCATTACGGTTTACTACGAAATTAAGGAAGGTGAAAAAACACGTACCCAGTTTTTTAAAGGGGTGGTCATCCAAAGACGTGGGAGCGGAATCACCGAAACCTTCACCATCAGAAAGATGTCAGGTACGGTTGGCGTAGAGCGTATCTTCCCAATCAACATGCCGGCACTTCAGAAAATTGAAGTCAACAAAAAAGGTAAAGTACGTAGGGCCCGAATCTTTTACTTCAGGGGTCTTACCGGTAAGAAAGCCCGTATTAAGGAAGTACGTTCTTAA
- the dapF gene encoding diaminopimelate epimerase, which translates to MNQERSLHFHKYQGTGNDFVLIDNRKGIFPKKDVRLIRDICDRRFGIGADGLILLENDDLADFKMVYYNSDGNESTMCGNGGRCIVAFAKELDLIGDKTTFNAIDGMHEAEINGTDVTLKMIDVDAVRETGKYYFLDTGSPHHVQLVDNLDRLDVKIEGAKLRYGIYGQKGSNINFVEQAAKDSFKVRTYERGVEGETLSCGTGVTAVAIAMFHGGKTASTSVSIETRGGRLRVGFEKSGADYVSIWLSGPAKHVFKGEWEYQS; encoded by the coding sequence ATGAATCAAGAACGATCCTTACATTTCCACAAATACCAGGGTACTGGAAATGATTTTGTCCTAATCGATAATCGCAAAGGTATCTTTCCCAAGAAAGACGTTAGACTTATTCGGGATATATGCGATCGTAGGTTTGGTATTGGAGCGGACGGGCTTATCCTTTTGGAAAATGACGATCTGGCAGATTTTAAAATGGTCTACTACAATTCCGATGGCAACGAAAGCACTATGTGCGGCAATGGGGGAAGATGTATCGTGGCATTCGCAAAGGAACTTGACCTTATAGGGGATAAAACCACCTTCAATGCCATAGACGGTATGCATGAGGCAGAAATCAATGGAACGGATGTTACCTTAAAAATGATTGATGTGGACGCTGTTAGGGAAACGGGGAAATACTATTTTCTTGATACGGGTTCACCACACCATGTGCAATTGGTGGACAATCTGGATCGGTTGGATGTGAAAATTGAAGGGGCAAAACTTAGATATGGTATTTACGGCCAAAAAGGGAGCAATATCAACTTTGTGGAACAAGCGGCAAAGGATTCATTTAAGGTGAGAACTTATGAGCGTGGGGTAGAGGGAGAGACCCTTTCCTGTGGTACCGGGGTAACTGCCGTAGCGATAGCCATGTTCCATGGGGGGAAAACAGCTTCTACTTCGGTATCCATTGAAACACGCGGAGGACGGTTAAGGGTAGGTTTTGAAAAATCCGGAGCGGACTATGTTTCCATATGGCTTTCCGGACCAGCTAAACACGTATTTAAAGGAGAATGGGAATATCAATCCTAA
- a CDS encoding glyceraldehyde-3-phosphate dehydrogenase, with the protein MSDIKSYEKELAFQADRRKATTEFIKIISDLWYDKAIEIVLFKNQVIDKNVSDIINLHEYAGEFVQKPISIFDSVEILRAINDIPMPPAKIDIGKLTYEYHSQDNGHHNVKSFVLDKLKGAEKTREIKPKDVVLYGFGRIGRLLARELMAKTGKGNQLRLRAIVTRGEITTEVLEKRAALLRTDSVHGQFSGTVEVDGEKKSLVINGTTVYLISAGRPEDIDYTKYGIYNALVIDNTGAFRDKEALSKHLKSKGCGRVLLTAPGKEVPNIVHGVNHRDYDPEKTKIYSAASCTTNAITPVLKVIEDSLGIKKGHLETIHAYTNDQNLVDNMHKKYRRGRAAALNMVITETGAGKAVAKALPALEGKLTSNAIRVPVPNGSLAILNLEVKHKTSSDAVNTILKKYALEGDLVEQIKYSLSNELVSSDIVGASAPAIYDSKATIVSGDGKNIVLYVWYDNEFGYSHQVIRLAKYIARVRRFTYY; encoded by the coding sequence ATGAGCGATATTAAATCGTACGAAAAAGAATTGGCATTCCAGGCCGACAGAAGAAAAGCCACCACCGAATTCATTAAAATAATTAGTGATTTGTGGTATGACAAGGCCATTGAAATTGTACTGTTCAAAAATCAGGTCATCGATAAAAATGTAAGCGATATCATTAACTTACATGAGTACGCCGGTGAGTTTGTCCAGAAACCCATTTCCATTTTTGATTCGGTGGAAATCCTTAGGGCCATCAATGACATTCCAATGCCTCCCGCAAAAATCGATATCGGAAAGCTTACCTATGAGTACCATTCCCAAGATAACGGTCACCATAACGTGAAGTCCTTTGTTCTGGACAAGCTGAAAGGTGCCGAAAAAACAAGGGAAATCAAACCAAAAGATGTGGTACTGTATGGTTTTGGAAGGATTGGTCGTCTTTTGGCAAGGGAACTGATGGCAAAGACCGGAAAGGGAAACCAGTTAAGGTTAAGGGCCATTGTTACCCGTGGGGAAATCACTACCGAAGTGCTGGAAAAAAGAGCGGCATTGCTACGTACGGATTCCGTTCACGGTCAATTCAGTGGAACAGTGGAGGTGGACGGGGAAAAAAAGTCCCTGGTAATCAACGGTACTACGGTTTATTTAATTTCCGCCGGTCGGCCAGAAGATATTGATTATACCAAATATGGTATCTACAATGCCCTTGTTATTGATAATACCGGTGCTTTTAGGGATAAGGAGGCACTTTCCAAACATTTAAAATCCAAAGGTTGTGGAAGGGTATTGCTAACAGCCCCTGGAAAGGAAGTTCCTAACATTGTCCATGGGGTAAATCACCGGGATTACGATCCTGAAAAGACTAAAATCTATTCAGCGGCATCCTGTACCACAAATGCCATAACCCCGGTCCTAAAAGTAATAGAGGATTCATTGGGCATTAAAAAAGGGCATTTGGAAACCATCCATGCCTACACAAACGACCAGAATTTAGTGGACAATATGCACAAAAAATACCGTAGGGGCCGTGCAGCAGCCTTAAATATGGTCATTACGGAAACCGGAGCAGGAAAAGCCGTGGCAAAGGCCCTTCCCGCACTGGAGGGAAAACTGACTTCCAATGCCATAAGGGTCCCCGTACCCAACGGATCTCTGGCCATTTTAAATTTGGAGGTAAAACACAAAACTTCTTCGGATGCGGTAAATACCATCTTAAAAAAATACGCACTGGAAGGGGATTTGGTTGAGCAAATCAAGTATTCGCTGAGCAATGAACTGGTTTCATCGGATATTGTGGGGGCTTCCGCCCCAGCAATTTACGATAGTAAGGCCACCATAGTCTCCGGGGATGGGAAAAACATTGTCCTGTATGTATGGTATGATAACGAATTTGGATACTCCCACCAAGTCATTCGATTGGCCAAATACATTGCTAGGGTAAGGAGGTTTACCTATTACTAG
- a CDS encoding tRNA (guanine-N1)-methyltransferase encodes MKNLIVLFIALLVCAVTLKAQNEQGRILQDDNSIQGQFETVIRKSTNYRQNGKRYEVVRLIELNALQKNVLDSISTANNTVNSLKSTIAENETAIGSLNAKLDETTKNLNQITEEKDSMPFFGSLVSKSTYKLVVWSIIVGLIIFLIFFVFKFRSSNTLTQQAKTALADLEEEYEQHRRRALEREQKISRELHDERNKNKKSS; translated from the coding sequence ATGAAAAACCTCATCGTACTTTTCATTGCACTGCTCGTTTGTGCAGTGACCCTAAAGGCCCAAAATGAACAAGGGCGAATCCTACAGGACGACAACTCCATTCAAGGCCAGTTTGAGACTGTCATTAGAAAGTCCACCAATTATAGACAAAACGGAAAACGCTATGAAGTGGTCCGTTTAATAGAGTTGAATGCCTTACAAAAAAATGTGCTGGACTCCATAAGCACGGCCAACAATACCGTTAATAGTCTTAAATCCACTATTGCGGAGAATGAGACTGCCATTGGTTCGTTGAATGCAAAACTGGATGAAACCACCAAAAATCTAAATCAGATTACCGAAGAAAAGGACAGTATGCCGTTCTTTGGAAGTTTGGTTTCAAAATCTACCTACAAACTGGTGGTGTGGTCCATAATTGTGGGTCTAATCATCTTTTTGATCTTTTTTGTCTTTAAGTTCAGAAGTAGTAATACATTGACCCAACAGGCAAAAACGGCTTTGGCCGACCTGGAAGAAGAATACGAACAACACCGAAGAAGGGCTTTGGAGCGTGAACAAAAGATAAGTAGGGAACTCCATGACGAGCGTAATAAAAACAAAAAAAGTTCCTAA
- a CDS encoding GNAT family N-acetyltransferase, with amino-acid sequence MLKIIRATARDVPVIAPLFDAYRVFYKQESDIETAHNFLKSRLSNEQSIVLMAFWAGEAVGFTQLYTTYSSVSLQPFYILNDLYVKPESRGKGIGESLLTEAKKVCKSSQFKGLALETAVDNPAQVLYEKLGWRKDAGYFHYFWTNTDLDL; translated from the coding sequence ATGCTAAAAATCATTCGTGCCACGGCGCGGGATGTTCCTGTCATTGCCCCTTTATTTGATGCGTATCGTGTTTTCTATAAACAAGAATCCGATATTGAAACCGCCCATAACTTTCTTAAGTCGCGCCTTTCCAATGAACAGTCCATTGTACTTATGGCATTTTGGGCTGGGGAGGCTGTTGGCTTTACCCAATTGTACACAACGTACTCCTCGGTTTCCCTACAACCTTTTTACATTTTGAATGACCTTTATGTAAAGCCGGAATCCCGAGGGAAAGGGATTGGTGAAAGTCTTTTGACCGAAGCCAAAAAAGTGTGCAAATCATCCCAATTTAAAGGATTGGCATTGGAAACGGCGGTAGATAACCCTGCACAAGTACTTTATGAAAAATTGGGCTGGAGGAAAGATGCCGGGTATTTCCATTATTTTTGGACCAATACGGACCTAGACCTATAG
- the trmD gene encoding tRNA (guanosine(37)-N1)-methyltransferase TrmD: MRIDIITVLPELLKSPFDASILKRAIDKNLVEVEIHNLRDYGIGNYKQVDDYQFGGGAGMVLMIEPIDKCISELKGQRNYDEVIYMTPDGERLNQGMANELSLRQNIIMLCGHYKGVDQRVRDQLVTMEISIGDYVLSGGELAAAVLSDSIIRLLPGVLNDETSALTDTFQDNLLAPPVYTRPSRYKEWEVPPILMSGNTPKIEEWREEEALKHTQKRRPDLLED, encoded by the coding sequence ATGCGCATTGATATAATTACCGTTTTACCAGAATTGCTCAAAAGCCCCTTTGATGCCTCCATCCTCAAGCGGGCGATTGACAAGAACCTCGTTGAAGTTGAAATCCATAACCTCAGGGATTATGGTATTGGGAATTACAAACAGGTGGATGACTACCAATTTGGCGGGGGCGCAGGAATGGTTTTGATGATTGAACCCATTGATAAGTGCATTTCGGAACTAAAAGGACAGCGAAATTATGACGAAGTCATTTATATGACCCCGGACGGGGAACGATTGAACCAGGGCATGGCCAACGAATTGTCCCTAAGACAGAACATTATTATGCTTTGTGGACACTATAAGGGTGTTGACCAAAGGGTACGTGACCAATTGGTGACCATGGAGATATCCATTGGGGATTATGTCCTTTCCGGGGGTGAACTGGCAGCTGCGGTATTATCGGATTCCATAATACGCCTACTGCCCGGGGTTTTGAATGATGAAACTTCCGCCCTTACCGATACTTTCCAGGACAATCTTTTGGCACCTCCCGTTTATACTCGACCATCTCGCTATAAGGAATGGGAAGTACCCCCAATTTTAATGAGCGGGAATACGCCCAAAATTGAAGAATGGAGGGAAGAAGAAGCCCTAAAGCACACCCAGAAAAGAAGACCGGATTTGCTGGAAGATTAA
- a CDS encoding S1C family serine protease, with translation MKRTAQLFLVALLAGGITLGAYKYFFETKTLTLVSQNEETPFITTNLPTSPRGAGINEVDFTIAAEKTVNAVVHVKNMTVSRGNPIAEFFYGSEATQRPQIGTGSGVIISPDGYIVTNNHVIDKARALEVTLNNNKSYDAEIIGADPSSDIALLKINVEKPLPYLAFGDSDNAKIGEWVLAVGNPFNLTSTVTAGIVSAKARSISPGRNQSFIQTDAAVNPGNSGGALVNTNGDLIGINTAITSQTGSYVGYSFAVPSNIAKKVVDDLLEYGKVQKGILGISALNVDSPQAKEEGLDEIAGVYVAGIEEDSGAETAGIKEGDIIKKVGNVKVTKFSELTGYLSSKRPGDKVQVTIDRNGKKMTFPVVLKKKQTERLPVMGIEVKNLSEEDQKTYGIKSGVKITSVPEQYSDYGLLNKVMIEVDDKEIEDVEDAKNLFGKISRYGRTSITLLDENGEKERLIFQ, from the coding sequence ATGAAAAGAACAGCACAATTATTTCTTGTAGCGCTCTTGGCAGGCGGAATTACCCTTGGCGCGTACAAGTATTTTTTTGAAACAAAAACGTTGACCTTGGTTTCCCAGAATGAAGAAACTCCCTTTATTACGACAAACCTTCCCACATCACCAAGAGGTGCCGGAATCAATGAGGTGGATTTTACCATAGCCGCGGAAAAAACCGTTAATGCAGTTGTACACGTAAAAAATATGACCGTAAGTCGGGGAAACCCCATTGCGGAATTCTTTTATGGCTCTGAAGCCACACAACGACCACAGATCGGGACAGGTTCCGGCGTCATTATTTCTCCGGATGGCTACATTGTGACCAATAACCATGTAATTGATAAAGCCAGGGCCTTGGAAGTTACCCTGAACAACAATAAGAGCTATGATGCGGAAATCATTGGAGCCGATCCTTCATCGGATATTGCCTTGCTCAAAATCAATGTAGAAAAGCCCCTTCCCTATTTGGCCTTCGGGGATTCGGACAATGCAAAAATTGGTGAATGGGTATTGGCCGTTGGAAATCCCTTCAATTTAACGTCCACCGTTACGGCCGGAATTGTAAGCGCCAAGGCACGTTCCATTTCCCCCGGAAGAAATCAATCCTTTATACAGACCGATGCTGCGGTCAATCCTGGTAATAGCGGGGGTGCATTGGTGAACACCAATGGGGACCTCATTGGAATAAACACGGCAATAACATCACAAACCGGATCGTATGTGGGCTATTCCTTTGCCGTGCCCAGTAATATTGCCAAAAAAGTTGTTGACGATTTATTGGAATATGGAAAAGTACAAAAAGGAATACTTGGAATATCGGCATTGAATGTGGACAGTCCACAGGCCAAAGAAGAGGGATTGGATGAAATTGCAGGGGTATACGTCGCCGGTATTGAAGAAGATTCCGGTGCGGAAACGGCAGGCATCAAAGAGGGGGATATCATCAAGAAAGTAGGTAATGTCAAAGTGACCAAGTTTTCGGAACTCACGGGATATCTCTCTTCCAAAAGGCCGGGAGACAAAGTTCAGGTCACCATAGATAGGAACGGAAAAAAAATGACCTTTCCGGTGGTTCTTAAGAAAAAGCAAACAGAGCGACTTCCGGTTATGGGCATTGAGGTGAAAAACCTATCCGAGGAAGATCAAAAAACATATGGAATAAAAAGTGGGGTCAAAATCACCAGTGTCCCGGAGCAATATAGTGACTATGGTCTACTGAACAAGGTAATGATAGAAGTGGATGACAAGGAAATTGAGGATGTTGAGGATGCCAAAAACCTATTTGGCAAAATTTCCAGATATGGAAGGACCAGCATAACCCTATTGGACGAAAATGGGGAAAAGGAACGATTGATTTTTCAATGA
- a CDS encoding GNAT family N-acetyltransferase: protein MGISILKGKYCQLRALEPKDLDFLYALENDTEIWEISNTLKPYSRAVLKNYLGNAHRDIYEVKQLRLCICNPKDESVGFIDLFDFDPKHSRAGIGIILNTTNRNKGLGAEALSLLLDYTFSVLDLHQVYANILEDNLTSIHLFEKLGFQRVGVKKDWIRWDGKFKNELLYQKLKP, encoded by the coding sequence ATGGGAATATCAATCCTAAAAGGAAAGTACTGCCAACTCAGGGCTTTGGAACCAAAGGATCTGGATTTCCTATATGCCCTGGAGAACGACACGGAAATATGGGAAATAAGCAATACCCTAAAACCTTACTCCAGAGCTGTGTTAAAGAATTATTTGGGGAATGCCCATCGCGATATCTATGAGGTCAAACAGTTGCGTTTATGTATATGTAACCCAAAGGACGAAAGTGTAGGGTTTATAGATTTGTTCGACTTTGACCCAAAACACAGCCGTGCAGGTATAGGCATCATTTTAAATACCACCAATAGAAATAAAGGACTGGGGGCGGAAGCGCTTTCCTTATTATTGGATTATACATTTTCCGTGCTGGATCTGCATCAGGTATATGCGAATATTTTGGAAGATAATCTTACGAGCATCCATTTGTTTGAAAAATTGGGTTTTCAGCGGGTAGGCGTAAAAAAAGATTGGATCCGGTGGGATGGAAAGTTTAAAAATGAATTATTGTATCAAAAACTGAAACCTTGA